In the Parashewanella tropica genome, TGTCCAACTAACCCCATATCATGAAATTGAGGCAACCAACCTCCAGCTATGACTCCTTTCGAGTGTCCACATGCATGTCGAATTGATTCCATGTTATCAACAATATTTTCATGGCTAATTACAACCCCTTTAGGAGCACTTGTTGAACCTGATGTATACTGGATAAATGCAATATCATTTGGTTTGATATGCGGTAAATGGCTTATATTGTTAGTCTCATCTTGTTCAGTGACCCACGTTAATACATCTTGTTTTGAGGAGCTGATTTGTTCTAGCTGTCCTGATAATAGTGTTTTTGTAGTATTTGTTGTCAAAACCACGTTGATCATAGCATCTTCAATAACACCGAGGGTTCGTTCAAGTTGCTGTGAATTACGGGTTACATTTAGTGGTACAGCTATAACGCCTGATAACAAGCAAGCGAGAAAGTTCACTATGAAGTCAAAGCCTGATGGGTAAAGTAGTGCAACAGGTTTACCTTGATAACCTAAAGCCAGAAGTAATTGTGCTCTTTTATAAGCTGCAGAATAAAGCTCTTTGTAACTAAGAAATTCTGCTGTGTCTATATCACGAGGTTGAAAAATACTCGCCAAGTGATTTGGTTGGTTTCGAGCATGCTCCCTGATTGCATCCATTAATAATGGGTAGTTACCAGACATAATCTATCCCTCCCCTATAGCTAAAAGATTTTGAGTTTCAGCAACAAGGACAGTAACGAATTTTTCTATATCTTGAAGAGAGGTGAAACGACCAAAGGACACTCTAATAGTACTTTGAATATCATGCTCTTTGATATTCATAGCTTTTAAAACATGAGAGATATTTTTCTTGCTATTATTACTACAGGCCGAACCAACAGAAATAACATAACTATTTAATAACTCCATACGTGCTCCCAAAGCTTCACCACGAACACCTTTGATAGTTATACTTAATGTATTCGACAGTGCTGCATCTTGGGCTAATTTTCCATTAAACTTTACTTCAATTGGCGCTGCTCTAAGTAATTCCACCATGTATTGCTTACATGACCAATTATTCTGTTCCCATTGTTCAATATTTAATAAAGCTTCCTGAGCAGCTTTTGATGCCCCCATAATAGAAACAAAGTTTTCAGTTCCTGAACGCATTGATAATTCTTGCCCACCACCATGAATTAAGGGGGGAATTGAATTAACATCACGAATCCATAAGCAGCCAATGCCTTTTGGGCCATAAAATTTATGTGCCGAAAGTGATAAATAATCAATTTCTAAATTCTCAACATTAATTTTACGCTTGCCAACAAGTTGAACAGCATCAACGTGAATTGGAATACCACGTTCTTTAGCTAATTGTGCTATTTCAGGAATAGGTTGAAGAACACCTGTTTCATTATTAGCGTACATTACAGATACAAGCTGTGTATCTTTTCTCAGAGCATTCCTAAAATCCTCCGTGGTAACTGAACCATCCTTGTTTGGTTTCAAATATGTAACTTCGAAACCAAAATGTTCAGCAAAATATTTTATAGTTTCAAGCACTGATGCATGTTCAATTGCAGTTGTCAGAATATGCCCTGGTTTAGAAATATGTTTAAACAAAACTCCCTTAATCGCCCAATTGTTTGCTTCTGAACCACCAGACGTGAAAAAGATTTTATTTGCAACTGTACTGAGCAAACTCGCAACATTTTTTCGAGATTCTGAAATAGCTTCTTTGCTTTTTATAGAGTGACGATTATTACTTGAAGGGTTAGCAAATTGAGTTATTGCTGCAATCATCGAATTTGCAACTTCATTTGATACTGGTGTAGTTGCGTTGTAATCGAAATAGCCCGAGAGATCCTGCGAATTCATCTTAACTAACTCCTAAATTTAATTTAGTCATTAATTTTTCATGTAACTCTTCTAAAATTTGTAAACAGTGATTTTGCGATGGTTCTAATTCACCGAGCATGGCTTCAATGTCTTCAGGCTGCCTGAGTGCTATTTCGGCTCCGTTTTGGCCTTCTATCGAAGAACAAAAAACATTTGCTGTAGCTATAGAAGTTGCACATCCCCAGGCTTTAAATACTGCTCTATTAATTAAATTGTCAGTAATATCTAGATAAACCTTGATTCGATCACCACATACTGGATTACCAATTTCAAGCACCAAGTCAGCAGCTGATAGTTCACCGACATTTTGTGGATTGGAAAAATTATCAATAATAATTTCGTTATACATGTTGTTACCTATGTACTTTGCAAATATAAGTGGTATCTCGCTTAATACTTTAGATAGATGCTCCAAACTAGCGATTGTTTAGTAATCGGCAGTAATTCACTCATAATTTTAGGGAGCATCTATTTGTCTATTTATTAGGAAATAACTATGCTATGACAGGGCATGAGTGAGTCCTTTGTTCTTCAATATCGTCAAGTTGCTTATCTAGGTTTACTGCACAACAGCCAAATTCTGTAGATTCAGGTAAACGCATTACATACTCAACTCGTTGACCACTACGTAAATCATTATCCGCTTTAGGTAGCAGGCGAACTAAATCTTCCGTCAGAATAAAACCCGGTGTTGAACGAGAAAGTGGATCTAGTATTGCAAGTTGACCGACTTCATTTGTAGCGACTTCTTTGTCTAAGTTTTTAGGGTCACGAACTGAAAAATGGATATATGGAGAAACATGTTTTATACCGTGTTCATCATCGATGGCCACCACATTAGATTCAACTAAAGCATAAATATCTCTGATTTGATGCTGCTCAATCCCGAAGTACTCTATACATTCATTGTTAAATTCTTTACGAGACAGCATCTCCCCACTAAATCGCTTCCAACCACCTAGAGTGATCACTAAGGTGTTTTTATCTAGCTTAAGTTTTTGATTTGTCGCTTTTAAAAAGCGAATAAAACGATTGATTAAGAAAGGTGGACCAATAATATGGCGATCAAAATTGTTCTCCCAAATTGATAATTGTTCTAAGGCATCTTCAGGCGCAAAACTGTCACTTTTAACCATAAACCTGTGGGTATCTAATAGTCCAGCCATCATATTGAGTGCTTTGATCATTCCCATTTCAGGGATTTCTTCATTTGAGGGACATAGATAAAGCCCTGCACCTTTAGAAACGCTAAAAAATTCACGATACATGGCATAAATACCGAGAGTCGCATTATCAACTGTTTCCGAACAACGGCGAGAAACACTAGGAATTCCAGATGTTCCTGTACTACGCATTTCTAATTCAACATCTTTTAGATTTTTCGATAATAACTTGTGATTATCGTTTGCCTTAAACAATTGAATAGGGATTAACGGAATTTTTATTAAATCTAAAGATGATTTAATTACTTCAGGGCTAATATTTTTTTCTTCACACGCAGAGCGATAAAAAGCATTGTTTTCAAAGTGAAATTTAAATGAATCTATCACTAATGAGGATTTAAACTCTAATAAGTTATTATCGCTCATTGCATATAGTTGCTTGGTAGAGGAAAGGGCTACTTTAACAGGGTCTAACCCTGAATTTTTCAATAATGAGTTTAATTCCATTTTATATAATCACTGTCTCGATCCTAATGAAACAGTGATTTTAAATAATAAATAAATCAATAATTGAACAAACTTGCTAACTTTCAGATATAGTAGCTTTTAATTGCTTAATAGAAAGGCCAAACATTGATCTGAATGTTCTGCTTAAGTGTGCACTATCAGAAAAACCAGCATAATAAGCTGCTTCAGTGGCTCTCGCCCCTTTTGCCATCGCAGTAATAGCACAAATTAAACGCCGCCACTTCAAATAAGGTCGCCATGCAATACCAACCTCATTCTTAAATAAATGTAAGAACCGACTCATAGATAGAGATAGTTCAGATGCAATATCTGCTGCTCGTAAGTCAGCTGGCTTTTGGCATCTTCCCGAAAAACAAAGGTTCAACCTTTGTATAAGGCTTAGAATTCGTTTGTCTTTAATGTTACTGTTTTCAACTGATAAATTGAAAGGTAAATTCAGTATATCGAAAAGCGGTGCTAGAGTAGTTATTAGATTCGTAATATGCTCATGGGGGGCTGGACAACTTACGACTTTGTCATTAATAGATATTGCTGCAGAGTTGTTTAGTATTTGTTTCAATGCCGCCCCTAAAATACTTTGTGGCTCAACTAGTAATAACAATCCGTTATTCAGTTGCAATTGATGTTCAACTTGAGAATCAATAATGAAACTTCCTGCCAGCTTTATATTCGAAAGTTTACATTGTGAATCCTTAGTTGACCAAACAATTTGTATAGCATGATGCTTATGCATTTCCACATCCAAAGAAGTACCATAAAAAATTATTATATGACCCTTTATCCAAATATTTTGTCCAAGTTTTGTAAATGCAATCTCGTTCATTGAAGTCCTTTATCAATCTATCATTATGTTAATTATAATCTTTTACTTATGATAACATTTATTTGCACAGTGGTTGAAATGCAACCACTTCCAAAATTAACAATGAGTTAGAACAGCCTATCGACGGTGACACAAACTTCTTAGCTTAAAGACTTCGGCTTTAAATTGTGGCTTAAAGGTTTTGATTGAAAATTTAGGTTGTACTACACAATAAATAGAGCTAAAGCACTAAGTGACTATGGGGCAAAAGAGTGATAGAGCTTTTGTGAGGATAATTAACTTTTGTCCATATTTCTCGCAATTAATGCCTCTCAAATTATTTTCAGTTGCAGTTTCATACATTAACTAAAGTTCATTAATTTTTATTTAAAGTAATTTTTAGCTTTGTCTTTTATTTCAATTTGTTACTAGATTCTTTGTTGTTGCTTTGTGGGTTTCGAAACCCTTGTTGCTTGTGGATAACTAGGTGTAACAACAGGTTTCGAAACATAGTAGCTGTAAAAGTATCAGTAAAAGTAACAGTAGCAGTACCAGTATTCTTGTCCAACACCTTCGAGTTGGACGCTTGCGCTCAGGTAACCCCCGTCTTTTTGTTATTTTTCTTTTTTTGGCTGTAGTCCTAATCCGATATGTCGAGAAAGATGTAATTTTTTATCATCTTGCCGATCTTCTCATGGGACTTTTTTGCGGATATGGTTATTACATCTGAATCATTATGCGGGGTGTTCACAATGGAAAAATTGCTATCCTCAGGTGAAGCTGCTCAGCTATTGGGCGTCAGTAAAAATACGTTATGCACTTGGCGTTCAACTGGTCGACACCAAATTAAGTATTTGAAAATTGGTCGGCTTGTGAAGTATCGGGCTGCTGATTTACAACAATTCATCAATCAAATGCCGATATCAAAGCCTCCTATCAACTCAGTAGGGAAATAATTGTCATTATCCTAATCCGATAGATAAACGAAACTCAGTAGCATTCATTTAAGGAGGCTATATGTTTAAAGTACCACATTTTGAAGCACCTACGGCAGCTCAACGTGCAGAAATACTGGATAATTACGGGCTTACTGAACGGCTTATAAGAGAGGCTGAACGCCAAAAAATTACAACGGTTTCTCGTGCAACTTGGTGGCGCTTAGAGCAACAAAATAAAACACCTGAAAAAAAGCATCTTGGCACTGCTGTGGCTTGGTTGCTGTCTGATTTGCTGATTTGGCTTCATCAAATTTGATATTTGGTTGCCTATTTGATGGTTTAACTTATAACCATGACCCTAATGCTGTATTGAGCTTATTTAATTGCTCTTGATGTTTCTCAGAGTTTCTTTTTTTCAGTCCAATTAGGTTTAGCAGTTTCCACTTAACTGCAGGTAAGTGTTGTATTTCTGGTTCATCAAATAATTCCCACTTAGGCTCACCCAGCTTGAATGAGAGCAAGAAATCTCGATCTGTCTCTGTGAAGTTGACTTTCAACGCTGCAAGCATTTTAGTTCTGGTTACTTTTAACTCTTCGATGGTTATTGCATCAACCGTCATACCTGAGAATTCTTTATCATAAACGTCTTTGATGTCTTTCCAGTTCGGTGCCATGACTTCATTGATAGGTCTTGGATGTCCAAGCACATAAGTTAAAAAGCCAACAAAAGTACCTCTTGATATACCTTCATTTTTTAGCAGCAAATTCACATCATAAAGATCCCTTGGGTGTTGCCTGTCCATAGCAGCGCAAAGTTTACCACCGTATAAATCAGCAAGGCTAACGACTGCAATTTCAGCATAACCAAATTCATCTTCAACTAACTCTGAAACAGGCATTACTTTTGGTTGATGTAATGTCCCTCTTGCAACGGGTGACACCTCAATTTTGATCTGTGCTTGATTACCATTCACAATAATCCTTAATTCATCAGCACGGTTATCTTGCAAAGTTGCTGTTAAATCTCGTACTTCATTAATGGTTGTTGTGATCCTAGAAAGAGCATTTTTAGCGTTCGATAATGCCACATCTCTTGGTTCAAGCGGTAAGTAGGACAAATCGATATCTACAGATAATCGAGGGAAATCTCTAACAAAGAGATTTATCGCAGTTCCTCCCTTGAGCGCAAAAATAGATTCTTTTGCAACAACAGGTAGAACTCTCATGAGCAGTGTAACTTGTCGATAATAAACAGATTGCTTATCCATTCTCACCTCGATGGAATAATGTTTCTGGTACCGTTATTTGATAGTGTTCATCAAACTTCCCTTTTGCTACGACCTGACGCTTCCCTGTGCCTAAATTGATCTTTGATTCATTTAACCGAACAGCCCACTGATGGGCGTAGTAATGGCTCAAATACAAAAATATTCGATTGGTTTGAACAGCATTGCTTCGCTCTAGTAATGATTGAACTTTCCGTGGACTTAGATTGGTTAGACCTTGAAATAATTCTGCGGCATGCTGAAAGGTTATATGCTTCCCTATTGCCTCTACGACTTCATAGGCAGCAAGCTCAGTATTGCTGGCATTCAAGTCCACACCATTAACTGTCACTTTGATAAAATCTCTCTCTGAGAGTTCCATTAGTTTACTGTTAGTGCAGTAGAGCCAAGTTTGATTAGGGTATTGTGCAAGCCATTTAGGTACTGAACTTTTAGAAGCACCGCCTAACCATATTTTCTGTTCACTGAGTTGTAGATAGTGACTCAACCCCTGATAGTTCAAGCTCGATAATCCAGCAAGATGCACATGAACATTTGTCTGCTTTTGCAACGCCTGTAAAGCATTAGTCCATTCAGGTAACTGATCAGGGTTACTCAAGGGTCTAAAGTACACCCCTGAACTGATTTTTTTCAGCCAACCGCTCGCCACATAGCGTTGTGTCAGAGAGTGATTGATCCCATTCTGAGTGAGCCACATTTGAAGAACAACACTACCGGGGATGGTATTTTGTATTAGCCAGTTTATTTTTGATGACATATTAATACTTTTAGTATTGTTTTAAGCAAAATTTTAAACTTAGGTTTAAAATAGTGTAGATCTTAATACTAATAGTGTAAAGATAAGTATTTTTTTAAACTTTAATTGAATTATGAGTATTGAAATGTCGAAGTAATCGCATTTTATCGACACATTGGAAATCCATGTCGATGACATAGACATTACTCATCGATGAGAATAAACTGACCATTAATTCAGAATTCGCAGTAAATCGATCTCAATCTTACATCTGCCACGTTTTTGATCATTGGTGACAGAAAAGGTGACAGATCAATAAACTCAGCTCTTTCACTCAGATATTTTTCTCTTAATATATAACAAGTTAACATTTTCACTCGACGAGCAGATCCAGAACGTGGAGTAGGTAACATATACCTCCACATTTGATAAAAAGCCGCTGATTTAAAGCGGTTTTTTATACCCAAAAGATTTAAAAAACATACCGACAAAGTCCATTGTTTTATCATAATAAGCCATTTATTACTGGAACAATTTTTTATATACCCGCCGTCCTTAACTCACTAAATAAACTCACTGTTAGCTGCACCTCTAACATTAAATTAAATTAATAATAAATTAAGTAAATTCAAGGAATTAATTTAATACCACACCGTCATAGAGTGAAGTGGAAAATCATAATCACTCCACCACGAAGATATTGCTTTATCAAATGTTCCCTAAATTAAATAGGCACTAAAAAAATGAAAGAATACATTCAGAAAAAACATGACATTTATCATGACCCAAAAGAATTTTTTTGGAAGAATAGATTCGCCTACCTAATCTATGATTTAGATAAACACTTCACCAAATTACCCCAGCAAGAAAAAGAATTAGCACTCGCAACAAAAGCAAAAATCATATCCGCGTTCAACAGTAACGCTTCCTTGAATTTATTTCGAATTAAATTAGAAAAAATCTTCAGTCAAGTTACCACTCTGTTAACTCAATCGAATAATCACTCTTTAAAAGAGCACATTGATAGCTTGTTTAATACATTACAGGACAGTTTATTGAAAATTGAAAATAATGTTATTCCTGACTCATATTTTACGCCTTTGAACTCCCATTCAAACATTCACATTGAAAATGGAAACATTAAAATTTCCAACAAAGACTTATCAATATTTTCACAAAATGAAGATTACTTCGAAGCGATTATTGATTTATTCATTGGATTTGATTGTAGTTGTAAAAATATAATTGAAGACTCTTTTGTTGAAGGTTTTAAATTAAACGAAGAAGAAATAAAAATTGTTGATAACGCTAAAAATACACAAATGGATATTGTGTCTCTTTTGAACCATCAACTTTTACAACAGCAAGTAAGCAGAAAATTTAAGAGTATATTGCAGTATGAATACATTCCTTCCGCTCCTAACAGCATCAATCATCAACGGCGAGTTGAAGCTTTAAAAGAAGCGATGTTTCTATTTGGAAAAATTCTCTCAACCGTTGCCTTATTTTATAATGAATCCAAAACATACAAATATACGGAAGACTTCACATCCATTGACCCCATTGAAATGTTTTTCCAAGCAGCTGGAAGAGAGATAAGTAAAGATCAAATTTCAGCATTAAGGAAATGTGCTTTAGCACATGTTAGCCATGGTTTGAATTCAGCTGAATTTGTTTGCTTAATCTCAAGTTCTGTAAGAACGACTTTTCCTAGAGCTCTAATTGCAGGCTTAAATGTTGGTAGCGGAATGTTACATGGTGGTGCGATTGAGGCGTGTATGAGGCAAACCACTTCATTCCTTAACAGCGATCAGCTCCCAGAAAAATATGTGCAAGAGTTAATTAATGCTAACCAATTAATTTATGGTTTCGGACATCGTATCCACAAAATAACGGCGGAAACCCCACCAGAGATAATTGCCAGCGATCCCCGAGTTCATATTTATTTTGATGCATGTAGGCAAGCTTTTCCAAACAAGGCGGATGTGATTGAAAAATTATACCTCTACGCTCGTGAAGCAAGAAAGCAGAACCCAACATTAGGAGCAAATACCGATTTTGCGGCTTCAGTACTCTTTCATTGTCTTGAGTTCCCGCCGGAAGTCGCAAGAGGCTTTTTTACTGTATTTAGAACCCCTGGAGCATGCTCACAAATCATTAATGAGCTGTCCGTTAAAGGTAATTCTAGAAGACCTCCATTCGCACATGTAATTCCTTATATTTAATTGGAAACTGACTATGAATGTAGAATCACTCATCGCTCCAAACTGCTTAAACAAGCAAGATTGCATTGCACTGATGCATAAAGATAAATCATACAGTTATCAATTCACCATTGATAAGATAAAATCTTTATCTGCTGGGCTTCAGCTTAATTTCGAAATAAATGAGCCTCTCATTATATGTCTTCCTAATGATCCCGAGTTTGTTTTCTTTCTCTATGCCTGTATCAACACTGGAGTATTAGCCATACCAGTTGCACATACAGTGACAAATGATGAATTTTCTCGCTTGATAAAAACAACTCGAGCAACAAACATTATCGTTTCTGATGAAAAAGCTAAGAGTATGGATTCTCAAACATTAGAGGCTTTTGAAAAAGTATTCATTAGTGTTGAAGAAGGTCACGAAAAACAGGAAAGATATAGCACTACCGCTTTTCTTTACATGTCTCCCGATCTCTTCAATGAAGTCAATGTTGACCTAGAAAAAACGGCCATCATCACTTCAACAACAGGTTCAACAGGGACTCCCAAATGCGTAGAAATCCCTTACAAAAATATTTTTAAACCCATTTCGAGCTCATTTCCTATTAACCAATCTTCTATTACCATTTTAGATAATCCTTTGCAATTTTCTGGTTCGATTAATTTACTGTTTAACTTTTTTTATTTCGGAGCTCAAATTGTATTAAGTGTTGGTATGGGCATTAATAACTTGGCTTCCGATCTTCTTCACTATAAAGCAACACACTTAAAAGCCAGCCCTTATATTTTTAATGAATTACTTCATCTTCCTGACAGGGTTCTTAAGCAAATTAAGCCACAATTACAACTATGTATTGCTATCGGCGCCAACACTCCCGCAGAAATAAAACATAATTTTCGTAAAAAATTTGGTATACCTTTGCTTTCAATTTATGGTCAAACTGAAACTGGTCCATGCATCCTCAACGCTGCACAAAAACAAGATAAACTAGGAGCTTTGGGAGAAGCAGTAAATGGGACACAAATTAAGTTAATAACTTCAAGTGGACAGCAGGCTGCAATTAATGAAATTGGGGAAATTTATTGTAAAACCGAAAGGATGATGAATGGTTATTTCAATGATAGCATTAACACTGAAAATGCATTTGTAGATGGATGGTATAAATCTGGAGATCTAGCTTACCAAGACGAAGACGGATTTTATTGGTTTACAGGTAGAAAGAAAAACATCATTGTTTCTGAAATTGGGCAAAATATCATCCCAGAAGAAGTAGAAAATGCATTAACTGATCACCCTGCAATAAAAGCGGCGGCGGTTATCGGCATAACTTCAGATAACCATTGGGAAAAAGTCGTTGCCTTCATTGTCCTTAATACCCCAAATACGCTCTCTAAAACAGAAGTCATTGATTATTTGAAATCAAAAATAAGCTTTTTTAAGCTACCTGAGGAGATATGCTTTACTGCTGAATTTCCACTAACCTCAACGGGAAAAATAGATAAAGTAAAACTCAAAAAAACGCTTTCGGCTTAATCATTTTGGGTAATAATCTTTCTCAAAAGCTCACTAGTAAAGAAAGAAAGCAGATATTAATAACCCTTCTGCTGGTTATCTGTGGACCTTTAGGTCTATCAATACACCTTCCATCTTTACCGGCGATAATGAATTTTTTACATACTGATCAGCAGAGTATTCAGCAATCTTCAACCATCTTTCTATTGGGTTCAGCGATTAGTATTCTTTTTTATGGTCCCATTTCAGATCACGTAGGAAGAAAACCTGTCATCATCTTCGGCGTTTTCGTTGCTTCAATGAGTAACTTTTTATCGACGACCACCTGCTCTATTTCAAGCTTTCTTTTATTTAGATTTGCACAAGGCATAGGTTGTGGTGCCTGTGTAGGTATGGGCCGGATCATTGCAGCCGATATTATGCCTAAAGAAAAACTGGCGGCTACTGGGATCTACTTTAGTACGTTACTGAGTCTTTCAACAATATTGGCGCCTATTATTGGCAGTTATATGCAAACAACCTATGGTTGGCAGTCTAACTTTTTCCTCTTGGGCTTAATTTTATTGATGACATTGGTTGTCATTATCTTTGTTTTTGAAGAAACAAATACCCACATCATTAAAGAGAATGTAAGCTTTAACTTCTTAAACGTTTATCAATCTCTTTTAAAACAGAAGACATTTATAGGGTGCTGCTTACTTACGGGGATTGCCCGTTCTGTGAATATTGTATATATCACATTGAGTGCGTTCATATTTCAAAATGAATTTCACTTTTCGGCTCTAGAATTTGGTTGGTTGACAGCGTCTGTAGGCATAATCAGTTTAATTGCACGGCTTGTATTAGCAAAACTGATCGCGTTATTCAGTTTACATAAAGCACTTGAATTTGGATCTCAACTCCTCATTATCAGTGGCGGAGTGACACTTGCATTGTTAATTTTCGACAGGCAAAGCCTTTATAGTATTTTAGGCGCTTCAGTTACGGCTATGTCAGGGGCGATATTTATCGGTGGAATAACATTAGTATTAGCACTCAGCCCTCAAAAACATCATCGTGGCTCAGCAGGTGCCTTGTTTGGTTCATTGCAAATGTTGATATCCTCTATTCTTGCTAGTGTTGCACTTAGCTTTAAATTTTCTGGTTCTTCAGTTTTAGGACTTTTCTATTTTTTAACAGGGATATTATCTTTGTATCTTTTTTACAAGTGCATAAGACAATAGCCAATTGTAACTCAGCGGCTTTTTGTTAATAAATAGAGCTTCTTATTGTATTTTTCCCGAAGCTTAGGATCGTATGTCCAATCCATCACTCTGTTCATTATTTTTCTAGCCTTAAGTTTCTTATTCTGCTTCAGATAAATTCGATACAACCCAAGATAAGCGTCTTGAACATAAGGGGCTTTTTCAATGACTTTAGTAAAATAACGGATGGCTTTACGGTCGTTTCCTTGTTGCTTTGCATAATATGCTTGTTCTAACCATGCATAAGGATTGGGATCGTCGATTTTGGCCAGAGTTTTTTCATATTGTAAGGCTTGCTCTGTACGGCCAAGCTCTGTCAGTAACCCTATATAATTTGACAGAACCCTCAAATTATTATGATCGACTTTTAATGCTGCTAAATAAATCTGTTCTGCGGTTTGGTGGTCACCTTTTCGGTTATGCAATACCGCCAACAAATTGAGCGTTTCACTGTAATGCGGGGCTTGCTGGTAAGCGAGCATGACATAAGAAAAGGCGTCATCGAGTTTATTTCCAATCAGTGCATTAGCCGCTAAATTATTATAATACTTGGCAATGAACTCCTTTTGACTTACCAAGCGCCCGGCATAATTTGAAACACTTGGAAAATAGTCAATAATCGAACTGGCTCTCATCCACTTAAATTTCGGCGAAACGTCTCCCTCTTTTATTGGCGCATAGAGTCGGCTTTGAACATGGGTGGAAGATGCAATTACGCCATTTTGCTTTTCAAAAATGGGCGGAGTATTTACCTCAATATAATCCATTTCGACATTAACCAGCTTTGCTAAAGCAGTGGTTAAGACCGCTAAGCTCATACAGTTGCCTTTGTTGAGCATCAGTGCCGTAGATGCATCATAGGTTTCACCATAAAAGGTAAAATTATTGAGTTTTCGTTCAAGGTATTCGGAGACTATCTTGTCAGGCCGCTGTCCTTCACTTAAGGCAGCATGATAATAGCTTAAAAAATCCTGCTGTT is a window encoding:
- a CDS encoding cysteine desulfurase family protein produces the protein MNSQDLSGYFDYNATTPVSNEVANSMIAAITQFANPSSNNRHSIKSKEAISESRKNVASLLSTVANKIFFTSGGSEANNWAIKGVLFKHISKPGHILTTAIEHASVLETIKYFAEHFGFEVTYLKPNKDGSVTTEDFRNALRKDTQLVSVMYANNETGVLQPIPEIAQLAKERGIPIHVDAVQLVGKRKINVENLEIDYLSLSAHKFYGPKGIGCLWIRDVNSIPPLIHGGGQELSMRSGTENFVSIMGASKAAQEALLNIEQWEQNNWSCKQYMVELLRAAPIEVKFNGKLAQDAALSNTLSITIKGVRGEALGARMELLNSYVISVGSACSNNSKKNISHVLKAMNIKEHDIQSTIRVSFGRFTSLQDIEKFVTVLVAETQNLLAIGEG
- a CDS encoding iron-sulfur cluster assembly scaffold protein; this encodes MYNEIIIDNFSNPQNVGELSAADLVLEIGNPVCGDRIKVYLDITDNLINRAVFKAWGCATSIATANVFCSSIEGQNGAEIALRQPEDIEAMLGELEPSQNHCLQILEELHEKLMTKLNLGVS
- a CDS encoding LuxE family acyl-protein synthetase, with the protein product MELNSLLKNSGLDPVKVALSSTKQLYAMSDNNLLEFKSSLVIDSFKFHFENNAFYRSACEEKNISPEVIKSSLDLIKIPLIPIQLFKANDNHKLLSKNLKDVELEMRSTGTSGIPSVSRRCSETVDNATLGIYAMYREFFSVSKGAGLYLCPSNEEIPEMGMIKALNMMAGLLDTHRFMVKSDSFAPEDALEQLSIWENNFDRHIIGPPFLINRFIRFLKATNQKLKLDKNTLVITLGGWKRFSGEMLSRKEFNNECIEYFGIEQHQIRDIYALVESNVVAIDDEHGIKHVSPYIHFSVRDPKNLDKEVATNEVGQLAILDPLSRSTPGFILTEDLVRLLPKADNDLRSGQRVEYVMRLPESTEFGCCAVNLDKQLDDIEEQRTHSCPVIA
- a CDS encoding helix-turn-helix domain-containing protein, producing MNEIAFTKLGQNIWIKGHIIIFYGTSLDVEMHKHHAIQIVWSTKDSQCKLSNIKLAGSFIIDSQVEHQLQLNNGLLLLVEPQSILGAALKQILNNSAAISINDKVVSCPAPHEHITNLITTLAPLFDILNLPFNLSVENSNIKDKRILSLIQRLNLCFSGRCQKPADLRAADIASELSLSMSRFLHLFKNEVGIAWRPYLKWRRLICAITAMAKGARATEAAYYAGFSDSAHLSRTFRSMFGLSIKQLKATISES
- a CDS encoding helix-turn-helix domain-containing protein — translated: MEKLLSSGEAAQLLGVSKNTLCTWRSTGRHQIKYLKIGRLVKYRAADLQQFINQMPISKPPINSVGK
- a CDS encoding helix-turn-helix transcriptional regulator is translated as MFKVPHFEAPTAAQRAEILDNYGLTERLIREAERQKITTVSRATWWRLEQQNKTPEKKHLGTAVAWLLSDLLIWLHQI
- a CDS encoding nucleotidyl transferase AbiEii/AbiGii toxin family protein — protein: MDKQSVYYRQVTLLMRVLPVVAKESIFALKGGTAINLFVRDFPRLSVDIDLSYLPLEPRDVALSNAKNALSRITTTINEVRDLTATLQDNRADELRIIVNGNQAQIKIEVSPVARGTLHQPKVMPVSELVEDEFGYAEIAVVSLADLYGGKLCAAMDRQHPRDLYDVNLLLKNEGISRGTFVGFLTYVLGHPRPINEVMAPNWKDIKDVYDKEFSGMTVDAITIEELKVTRTKMLAALKVNFTETDRDFLLSFKLGEPKWELFDEPEIQHLPAVKWKLLNLIGLKKRNSEKHQEQLNKLNTALGSWL
- a CDS encoding type IV toxin-antitoxin system AbiEi family antitoxin; the encoded protein is MSSKINWLIQNTIPGSVVLQMWLTQNGINHSLTQRYVASGWLKKISSGVYFRPLSNPDQLPEWTNALQALQKQTNVHVHLAGLSSLNYQGLSHYLQLSEQKIWLGGASKSSVPKWLAQYPNQTWLYCTNSKLMELSERDFIKVTVNGVDLNASNTELAAYEVVEAIGKHITFQHAAELFQGLTNLSPRKVQSLLERSNAVQTNRIFLYLSHYYAHQWAVRLNESKINLGTGKRQVVAKGKFDEHYQITVPETLFHRGENG